A part of Methanobacterium bryantii genomic DNA contains:
- a CDS encoding glycosyltransferase, whose amino-acid sequence MSILITVGIVAKNEEKYIEETLRGIINQSIDTSLIEIIVVDGDSSDRTREIAENILSMSNVKYKVLNEKDFGFYGLCFSRNLVIDNSSKTTKYIAYTDADCIVDKNWLKMLYQHIEKSGDDTAGAGGPRLVAPTEDKKELVINNFLTSNIASGGNPAFSKKNVAYLDSIPNYNSIYKKNIISRFRYDDSLIISDDNELNLRLKKEGYNFIYAGDAEVYHRETNSIIEFGKNMRNYGVNITNTIKKHRLFKIKPFISLIFLLYLIFLVPLYLVVGLIILIPLILYFIFAVMIFAEIIYKTKTIYSLIIFVLLPVQHVSYAYGMIYNFLFVRPVRRNSN is encoded by the coding sequence ATGTCAATTTTAATAACCGTGGGAATAGTTGCCAAAAATGAGGAAAAATATATAGAAGAAACCTTAAGAGGCATCATAAACCAGAGTATAGATACTTCCTTAATTGAAATAATTGTTGTAGACGGCGATTCCTCTGATAGAACACGTGAAATTGCAGAAAATATTTTAAGCATGTCAAATGTAAAGTATAAAGTTTTAAATGAGAAAGATTTCGGTTTCTACGGCCTGTGTTTTTCAAGAAATCTTGTAATTGATAATTCAAGCAAAACCACCAAATATATTGCTTATACAGATGCAGACTGTATTGTAGATAAAAACTGGCTTAAAATGCTGTACCAGCATATCGAGAAAAGTGGAGACGACACTGCAGGCGCTGGAGGCCCAAGACTGGTAGCCCCAACAGAAGATAAAAAAGAACTTGTAATAAACAATTTTTTAACCTCAAATATTGCATCTGGAGGAAATCCAGCTTTTTCTAAAAAAAATGTTGCATATTTAGACAGTATTCCCAACTACAATTCAATTTACAAAAAGAATATAATATCCAGATTTAGATATGACGACAGTCTAATCATCTCAGACGATAATGAATTAAATTTAAGGCTTAAAAAAGAGGGGTACAATTTTATTTACGCTGGAGACGCTGAAGTCTACCACCGCGAAACAAATTCCATAATTGAATTTGGAAAAAATATGAGGAATTATGGTGTAAATATAACAAATACCATAAAAAAACATAGATTATTTAAAATTAAACCTTTTATATCCTTAATATTCTTGTTATACCTTATTTTTTTAGTCCCATTATATTTAGTAGTAGGGTTGATTATTTTAATTCCACTTATACTCTATTTCATATTTGCAGTCATGATATTTGCAGAAATTATTTACAAAACAAAAACCATTTACTCTTTGATAATTTTTGTTTTACTGCCAGTTCAGCACGTCTCATATGCATATGGAATGATCTATAATTTCTTGTTTGTTAGACCCGTGCGTAGAAACAGCAATTAA
- a CDS encoding (Fe-S)-binding protein — MIYFRGCVAREKLNNIADATEKILKHTGIDYKLLENETCCGSFLLRTGFVSDAKEVMKNTLKEIGEEKIITSCAGCYKTFKKDYKEILGVELDVVHTSQLFNGLIKKGKLKPLFLDKIVTYHDPCHLGRHLGEYNAPREILDNISNLVEMERNKEKSRCCGAGGGVRAAFPEITENIAKMRIKDAEDVEAEILVTSCPFCLLNLKSASKDDKKVLDLSEIIMFK, encoded by the coding sequence ATGATATACTTTAGAGGCTGCGTTGCAAGAGAAAAACTTAATAACATAGCAGATGCCACAGAAAAAATACTAAAACATACAGGCATTGATTATAAACTACTGGAAAATGAAACGTGCTGTGGATCCTTTTTACTTAGAACCGGATTCGTCAGTGATGCAAAAGAAGTAATGAAAAATACATTAAAAGAAATTGGGGAAGAAAAGATAATTACTTCCTGTGCTGGCTGTTATAAAACTTTTAAAAAAGATTATAAAGAGATCTTAGGTGTTGAACTGGATGTTGTACATACATCTCAACTTTTTAATGGTTTAATTAAAAAAGGAAAACTTAAACCTCTATTTTTAGATAAAATAGTTACATATCATGATCCCTGCCATTTAGGCAGGCATCTTGGGGAATATAATGCCCCCAGAGAAATTTTAGATAATATTTCTAATCTAGTTGAAATGGAACGGAATAAGGAAAAATCAAGATGCTGCGGTGCAGGCGGGGGTGTTAGAGCTGCATTTCCAGAAATAACTGAAAATATAGCTAAAATGAGAATAAAAGATGCAGAAGATGTTGAAGCTGAAATTCTTGTAACTTCATGCCCTTTTTGTCTTTTAAATCTTAAATCCGCATCTAAGGATGATAAAAAAGTACTCGATTTATCTGAAATAATTATGTTCAAATAA
- a CDS encoding glycosyltransferase family 4 protein, with protein MDIGIVHPELIYPRGAEKQVCKLSYYLNKMGHDVTIYTFEKKENCVFNSLLENIKIISLNEKWISGPFYSYNLVRWHSLIKKLSKKIKEHDIINAHNHPAQWISKYTDIPTVWTCNEPYQHNISSYMKKMYSAHSLIDRRLTRSTKLILSLSNGIKELIKMRYPDKKVNISYSGADLDHEVKHETNEYFDAIFVGPIQPQKRPFDIIKAFSSTCKNIENVRLHFVGNTTSLISKRMKNEMIKYAAKNDIETIFYGSVPNDKLYELYNIADISIFVSEAEPWGIFPLETILGGIPTIISDQCGIKDILPDDNPVVETGNIRQLADKIIEIKDNYHEYKYKTVKTSKMVRKNYSWEAYSRRMENILKQCS; from the coding sequence ATGGATATTGGAATAGTTCACCCCGAATTAATCTATCCCCGCGGTGCAGAAAAACAGGTATGCAAATTAAGTTACTATCTAAATAAAATGGGGCACGATGTTACGATATATACATTTGAAAAGAAAGAAAACTGTGTTTTTAATTCATTACTTGAAAATATAAAAATTATTTCATTAAATGAAAAATGGATCTCGGGTCCATTCTACAGCTATAATCTAGTTAGATGGCACAGTCTAATTAAGAAACTAAGCAAAAAAATTAAAGAACATGATATTATAAATGCACACAACCATCCTGCTCAATGGATATCAAAATATACAGATATACCAACAGTATGGACCTGTAATGAACCATATCAACACAATATTTCCAGTTATATGAAAAAAATGTATTCTGCCCACAGTTTAATAGACAGAAGACTAACAAGGAGCACTAAATTAATATTGTCATTGAGTAACGGGATAAAAGAGCTCATCAAAATGAGATATCCTGATAAAAAAGTGAACATCAGCTACTCTGGTGCAGACCTGGATCATGAAGTTAAACATGAAACTAATGAATATTTTGACGCCATATTCGTAGGGCCTATACAGCCCCAAAAACGCCCTTTTGATATAATAAAAGCATTTTCTTCAACCTGCAAAAATATAGAAAATGTAAGGTTACATTTTGTTGGAAATACGACCAGTTTAATTTCTAAAAGAATGAAAAATGAAATGATAAAATACGCTGCAAAAAATGATATTGAAACTATATTCTATGGTTCAGTTCCAAATGATAAATTATATGAACTTTATAACATTGCAGATATCTCTATTTTCGTATCTGAAGCAGAACCATGGGGAATATTCCCATTAGAAACTATATTAGGAGGTATACCAACTATAATATCGGATCAATGTGGAATAAAAGATATTTTACCAGATGACAATCCTGTTGTAGAAACTGGAAACATAAGACAATTAGCAGACAAAATAATAGAAATTAAAGATAACTACCATGAATACAAATATAAAACAGTTAAAACTTCAAAAATGGTCAGAAAAAACTATTCGTGGGAAGCTTACAGCAGGAGAATGGAAAATATTTTAAAACAATGTAGTTAA